Genomic window (Chryseobacterium sp. H1D6B):
AGAAAATTCAGAATTGATTACCCATTAAATGATGAACATATCAATGTGAAAACATTATTTGCCCAGCTGCATCCTATTAGAAAAAGTGTAGGAATGGATAGAGCACTTAAGGAACTGAAGTTTCCTTTAGAAGGTACCCACCACAGAGGGGTAGATGATGCCAAGAATATTGCGAAGATTTTATTTTGGTGTTTGAATCAGTACAATAGAAAATAAAGAGCAGCCCTTGACTGCTCTTTATTCATTTCAATCATGCAGTGAGTAAGTGTTGGAATATTTTTAAGATTTAAATTTATAAATTTGCACAAAACACAGAATGAAAAAAATACATTTCATGATTATACCCTTTATAATCATAGTTCTCGCCGGAATATGTTATCTAGGCTTCAATTTCACCTATAATTCTTCGAGCAATGAGCTGATGGAACAGCAGTTAAAAGCTGCTCACTATCAATCTAAATTAGTCGCCACTATGATTTTTGAAGAATTAGGTGATGGGGTATCTGAAGATCAAATTGTAAACAACATACAGCAGGCCTTGGAAAAGTCTCCCAGTGACCTCGTTTTTCTTTGTATGTTTAATAAATACGGAAAAGTGATCTGCCATCCGGATAGGAAAAAAATTGGAATGGTAATTAAAAATCAAGATTACATACACTCTTTTTCAGATATTGATTTGCAGGTTGATTTTAAGAGTGCTTTAGAAAAATCTATGGATTATGGAGGGATACGTAAAATAAAAGGCAGCAGTGAAATTATTTATTTAAGTCCTGTAGAAAATACAGACTGGATCATTACATCACATAGTAATTTGACAACATTAGAGGATACGCTAAGCGATATTAAAACAAAGCTGCAATTGTTTTTTATACTCATGTGGGTCTGCAGTGTAGTCCTGATTTTGTTTTTAGTTAATGTATTGTATCAAAAATATTTTCATAAAGTAAGCCAAGAAAACTTAGAAATACAGCATCGGATAATAGACAAGCAGGCAGTTCAAGAATATGACAGCACAGCAGAGGAAGAAGAGACTAATAGACCCATCAAACGGTTTTTAGCAGAAAAGGGATTAAAACTAGTTCCAGTGGAAGTTGAAAATATTGCTTTTGTCTATTTGGAAAATAAAGTTACTTATGTTGTTGATCTGAATGGATATAAGTTAACATTAAATTTAAATCTGGAAGAAGTATATCAAACCTTACCTAAAGAACAGTTTTTCAGAGTTTCAAGACAAATTATATTGTCGTTAAAAGCCATTCAGAATGTAGAAAAATATGGGGCGACTCAGCTGCGAGCTGTTACTCATCCCCCTTCTGAAATTCCTCTTGTTATAAGTAAAGCGAAGGTAAGCGAATTTAAACTTTGGATGGGTAAATAAAAGAGAAAATCCTATCGAATGATAGGATTCATAGAGTAAATAACTTAAGCCTATTACGGAGCTAAAGAAGTGTCCGTGTTGAGTATAGGCCAAACATTAGGAGAGGGGAAACTGATTCCTTTATTATCACCACGTGCAGTATCCTGTCCGAAATAATATAAAGGCCAGCCTTTATAAGTGATTTGTGTTTTTCCGTGAACTGTGATTGTTGCAAAATCTGCTGCATTTACAATACTTGGGAATTTCATTGTATTAATCTCTGCAACCGGCCATACGCCATTATTAGATAAATTTGCGGCTGTGAAATTATTGGTGTTTTTAGTATCATTTTTAAAACGATATAATGTTCTGCCATTAGCATCTGTCAAATAAAAAGTACTTCCAGTGCCTTCTGTATAAGTACTTGCATTATTAGAAGCGGTATAGTTTTTACCATTATGGCCCAACAGCTGTGCTGCAACTGACATTACCGTATAGTCAGGTTTTGCTACGAACCAGACATTATTCACTTTATCCCCAGCAGTATCGCTTGTATTTATATCATTTTTATAATAATATAAGGGCCACCCTTTGTAAGTAGTTTGTTTTTTACCGTCTTGGCGGGTAATAGTACCGAAGTCTGCAGCATTTAGAGAATTGTCGATGTTAAGGTTTTCGTTGTAAAAAATGGGCCAGGTATCTACACATCCCGCAGAAGTACATGCAGAAATTCCTTTGTAATCTCTTGAAAAGAAATAAAGTGTTTTGCCGTCTTTATCTGTCAGAACTTTCCCAAAAGCAGCATTTTCTGATATTTTAACAGTTCTGTTATCTACTGTTGTATTGTTGTCATCATCAGAATTACAACTGTAAGTTAAAAATCCCATCATTAATAATAGGACGATCCAAGAATTTTTTTTCATCATTTGTGTGTTAGAATTGTTTTCAAGTGCAAAATTACTCAGTTCGCTGATTTTCAGTTCGGAGAATAGACTCAATGGGAGGATTTTTACTCTGAACGGGAAGATTTATAAGCTGTTTGAAATTATTTATGCATTTATTATTTGATTTAATGAGAGGTTATTTGGTTTCTATTTCTTTATTCGGAAAATTTTCTTAACCATTTAATTAAAAATAAATAGTATGCAGAATGATTGCGTAATTACATTCTTACTTTGCATTAACAAAATGATCAATCGATAAAGATTTGAAAATTAAACTTGGAAATAATGCATTATAGAAACTGTAAAAAACATAATAAAAATTGTTAATGGTTTAAAACAAGATTTAATAAACAAAACAAAAAGGCCTTGTAGCTTAAAAGGAAAAGCCTGCGGAAAAATTTCTTACCGTAGAGTTTGCGGATATTCCGGTTAGACCTGTGCGGACTAATGGGTAGAGTTTACAGATGCACCGAAATCGTAAAGGAAAGTAGGGCAGCGTATTTACAGCCGCAATGCCGATAGGGAATATGGGTTCGAACCCCATCAAGACTACCATTATCTCGTAAAAACTGAATTTATAGCAACAAAAAGAGGGCAGATCTAATTTTTAGATCTGCCCTCCCTTATATGATAGAATATAATTCAATTTTTTGTCGGTTTTCTTTTAATCCTGTTTCAGAGTTAGCCAATCCTCATAAGAGATCACGCCCAGTTCAGGTTTTGGTTCTCCTTCTAGGATAGAAATAAATTCTAGCTGGTTGCCGTCCGGATCATTAAAATAAATTGCCAAAGCCGGCATCCATGCAAAGACCATGGGCTTATCTATTCCGTTTTTTAAAAAATTGTAAGGCTTTAAATCCCGCTTTTTTAAATAGGCTGCAGATTCATTTAAAATATCTTCTTTACTGCTCGAAAAAGCAAAGTGCCTTGTCTGCAGATTTTCCTTCTGTTCCCATAAACCAAGCATAGACTGTTTGTCTTCACCAATCCATAAAAAAGCGATAGGACGCGTTCCGTCAAGATGAGCAAGCTTTAACCCTAATGTTTCGGTATAAAATTGTATAGAATTTTTCAGATTACTTACCTGAATATGAGTTTCGTATAATCCTTTGATCATGATGCTGTTGTTTACTATTATAATACGAAGGTAGTCTAGATTCTCTCAAGAAGAAATAGCCGGATTACGGTTTAAGAAGCCAATTTTACGGTTATTTTCGCAGATCGGTCGGATTCTTTCCAGTATGCTGATGGATGAAGCGGGAAAAGTGGGCAGGACTTCCAAAATTTAATTCATTAGAAATCTCCTTAATGCTTTTATCTGTATAGCTGAGAAAAATTGCGGCCTCCTGCAGAATCCTGTTTTGAATAACTTTTAAAGCAGAATGTCCTAAATGCTCCATGACACATTCGCTTAGATATTTAGGCGTGATATTCATCTGGTCAGCGTATGCAGCAACAGTTTTATTGGTTTTAAACTGCTCATCCACAAGCTGGCGGAAACGGTGCATAAGCTGAAATTTTCTATTGATCGTTGTGTCAGAATTTAGAAGACATATTTCACAGATACGATTGTATTCGTATAAAATCTGCAGCAGATAAAGACGGATCATTTCAACTCCAAAAGGATCTTTTCTATCTATTTCCTGAGATATTTTATTGAATTTATAAACAAAATCTGCAGTTTGTTTTCTTTTTAAAGGAAAGATAGGTGCATAATGGGGATTGATAAAGATAAGATCATTCAGGACCTCACTGGAAGTCCAGCCTTTCTTCAGTACATCTTTGTCGAACACTAAGACTTTGGCTTCAAATGCTTCATTGGGTTTTTCTATAGACAGCCATGCTGATTCAGGAACGATAGTGATACTGTTGGCTTTGATCAAAAATTCATGCGGACCGGTTTTGATGGCACATTTGCCCTTTATTCCGATAATAACCATGTAAAAATGGATAAGGATGTTTTCTACAGAAAAGGTTTTGGTTTCATCTAAAGATAAAAAGAATATTTTATCATCCTTTTTTGACGGATCATAAGGATAATAGTCTTCAATGAAATTTTTAATGTTTAAAGGCTTTCCGGTCTTCATAGGATAAAGACAAAGTTAGCAAAAACGGATAACAAGAAATCTCTATCTCTGATTTCCATATAAAAAAAGGATGCTATTTCGAATTAGAATTTAGCTCCTTAAGTTCCTCTTCAAACATTTTTCTCCATTTGGCAATAGTTGTTCTGCTTATTTTGTACTTTCTGGATATATAGCTTGTAGAAAACTCATGTTTATTTTGATACTGTAAGATCTTAAGAACAGTTGGTTTGTCGTAGTTTCTTAATTTCTGGTTGTTTTTTATACTCTCCTTCGATTCTTTAAAAATTTTCTGGTTGAGTTTTAAAATATCCTCTACATTGTTAAGATTATTTAAAAGCTTAACAATTTTTGGATCTTGTAATTTTTCAGGATGCTCCATCTGAAGCATATCCTGATAAATTTTGGTATAGTTGGGTGTCATCTTAGTGGTTTTTTGCATGATTTTTTTATCTCATTTTTTGAAACCAGCGGTGCAGTGTACTTTTAGGAATCGAATACTGCTTTACGATTTCATCCAATGTCATCTCTCCGGAGGTTATTCTTTTAATAATAAAATCTTTAATTTCCTGAGTGTAAATGTTTTTTCTAAAATAAGGAAGTTTATCAGATTTTTGGGAAACAGGCTTATTCACTGCAGACGGCGGTGCATATAAAATAAGGTGCGAACTGTAAATCCTAAAAAAATCATACTCTAATAGTTTGCTCCATCTTAGGAGAATATCTGCATCTATCGTCTGGCTTTTATATATCTTTTCAATAGATTCTTCGTCTTGATTCAAAAAATTACAGATCCTTTCCATTGGAATTTCTTTTTCCTCAACCCGTTCTTTAATGAACTGTCCTATATGTATATCTTTATATAACATTTTATAAATGAATATGTTGTTTACTTAATAATGTGAATAAAAAAGGATAGGTTTATATATTGCAGCACGAATAATTTTTATTCCAGGGAATAAATTATTTGTACTTAATTACAAGTTTAAAAGAAATTAGAAATGCCGGAGGTGACAATTTAATACGGTTAAATAGTGACGTGGATTTCTTGTGACATGAGTACGGTTTAAAGTAATTTGTTTTTAATTTAAAAGAATTTTTACATCTTATGGCTTTTTGCTTCGGGTGATTATCCTTCTCATGTATATCTCAGACTTCTCTAAAAGTATGAACAATATATTCCTATTAAAGCTTTTTCATGCAATTCTTTTTATACAATTAAACGGTTACTTTTTTATTATTTAGGTATAATTACCGAAATTTTCTATTTTATTTAATGATTATAGAAAATTATCATGTTTAGTTTCAAATATAAAGAAAATTGGAATCAAACCAAACAATGATTTATAAAAAAAAATGTTAAAAATTTTTTCATATAGAAAACACCGCTGTTAGAAGAATAAATAGTAAATTTTTAGGCTGTTATGAATTGAAAATTAATAATTTAAATTTCCTTTCGATAGATCAAGGGGATTCTAAACTTTTAAAAA
Coding sequences:
- a CDS encoding LytTR family transcriptional regulator; protein product: MEQQLKAAHYQSKLVATMIFEELGDGVSEDQIVNNIQQALEKSPSDLVFLCMFNKYGKVICHPDRKKIGMVIKNQDYIHSFSDIDLQVDFKSALEKSMDYGGIRKIKGSSEIIYLSPVENTDWIITSHSNLTTLEDTLSDIKTKLQLFFILMWVCSVVLILFLVNVLYQKYFHKVSQENLEIQHRIIDKQAVQEYDSTAEEEETNRPIKRFLAEKGLKLVPVEVENIAFVYLENKVTYVVDLNGYKLTLNLNLEEVYQTLPKEQFFRVSRQIILSLKAIQNVEKYGATQLRAVTHPPSEIPLVISKAKVSEFKLWMGK
- a CDS encoding VOC family protein, whose amino-acid sequence is MIKGLYETHIQVSNLKNSIQFYTETLGLKLAHLDGTRPIAFLWIGEDKQSMLGLWEQKENLQTRHFAFSSSKEDILNESAAYLKKRDLKPYNFLKNGIDKPMVFAWMPALAIYFNDPDGNQLEFISILEGEPKPELGVISYEDWLTLKQD
- a CDS encoding helix-turn-helix domain-containing protein, coding for MKTGKPLNIKNFIEDYYPYDPSKKDDKIFFLSLDETKTFSVENILIHFYMVIIGIKGKCAIKTGPHEFLIKANSITIVPESAWLSIEKPNEAFEAKVLVFDKDVLKKGWTSSEVLNDLIFINPHYAPIFPLKRKQTADFVYKFNKISQEIDRKDPFGVEMIRLYLLQILYEYNRICEICLLNSDTTINRKFQLMHRFRQLVDEQFKTNKTVAAYADQMNITPKYLSECVMEHLGHSALKVIQNRILQEAAIFLSYTDKSIKEISNELNFGSPAHFSRFIHQHTGKNPTDLRK
- a CDS encoding helix-turn-helix domain-containing protein, with product MQKTTKMTPNYTKIYQDMLQMEHPEKLQDPKIVKLLNNLNNVEDILKLNQKIFKESKESIKNNQKLRNYDKPTVLKILQYQNKHEFSTSYISRKYKISRTTIAKWRKMFEEELKELNSNSK
- a CDS encoding transposase; this translates as MLYKDIHIGQFIKERVEEKEIPMERICNFLNQDEESIEKIYKSQTIDADILLRWSKLLEYDFFRIYSSHLILYAPPSAVNKPVSQKSDKLPYFRKNIYTQEIKDFIIKRITSGEMTLDEIVKQYSIPKSTLHRWFQKMR